The nucleotide window GAATTTTGGAGCCGTCCTTAAATTAATAACGCACTTTTCgacatttttgacccccccttGACCCCTCATAACGCTTTCTTGACGAAGGTCCAGTTACCATCGTTATTTTTGTGCCATTTTAACCCTTGAAAGTCTATTCACATGACTGTATCTGTCATGCGTGATTTTAATTACTTGCCCTACATATCAAcaattaagatccaaaattttccctccactttctgatctccataccatcctttcaaagtattttcgtgaaatccctctatttttcaaacgaattactctttaaatttaattattctttCATTGTCCTAACTTTTAACTTTGTACTACCTTTTGTGACccatactttttaaatttttaaattattttgatctctcctctaaggtgttaatggctaaattgttaaaagcaccaaataaacgtatctaccaaccaaccaatcATACTCATTTTGTTCTTCAACATGAGATTTCCTCCAGAGACGTGCTTTCGaagttctgaaatttttgaacaatcTTAATTACTTATACCAAACCACTTAACACATTTTCGGTGTTTAAAAGCATCCGCTCTTATTTAATTTCtctaaaggagaacaaattaacatcattccttgaagtttttacaggattttcttcgcacagagaggaaaatcaCAGGCATCTCTAAATTATCGTTGATTAGTTCTCTGTTAAacgcccccctcccctaaaaaaagtatgataggaagtcggCAATGTTGCAAACCGATTTACGCGAATTGGGGAAAAAAGTCATAAAATCCCGGAGTCGTCACTGAATCAAACGAATCGACAAACAGTAATCGCTGTAAGACTTGCACTGAAGCGGATctagtaatttggcaacaccggttttcttccatttaaacctatggtaaataatcgattcttgtcagagcacctggcccctccaagaatcggtacatttccacaggtttaagtggaaaaaaagtaatgttgccattttgctgaatccgccaatgaACCTGCGACCTTGCAATAAGGCTTTAAATATTGACCTATTTTTGGGTGAAGAACTGTTATCTGAATGGACGCTGAGAATAATCAAATTTTCGTCATACACTGTGATCTAAGTTATGAAAGTTGTAAAGTTTTCGTAAGGATACATTGTTTCTATACGTGACACGAAGACACTATGTCAAATAAAATTATGTACTGTATATTACCAATTACTAGTGTGTACTCTATATTACTCATTACTATTATGTACTCTATATTACTCATTACTATTATGTACTCTATATTACTCATTACTATTATGTACTATTACGTGCCAAACTAACTATGTGAATCAGATGTATGAGCGTtactaaaacgccttcaatcaagAATGATACGACACAAGGTACAAACTCGGGCATGGATGTTGGATGATGGAATGACAGAATATCAAGAGGTGTAAATTTGCCGACTCGAAATTCCGCGCTCCGGGTGTTATCCGAGGGTCCCGGATGTCAACCGAGAATTGCGTTCGTCTTTAAAGATTTACATGGTAGAGTAGaatgttttaaagaaaatggtGTGGCTCCATCAATCTTCTACTCTTCTAACAGAAAACAGCATTTTCATTCGcttcaaatatttaaatatttttaaagtccCAAAAAACTGAATGTAAAGTTCGAGTAGAAAGGCAAAAAAACTCAGAGACAAACCACTCAACAAAGCAATGAACGCCAATCGCAAATCTCTCAAATCGTACGGTCTCGGCTCGCAGTGATCACATTGCTCATGAGGCTCCGTCATATTCATCCGGTCATTTACAAACGAATCCACTGTTCGTTGAGCAAAACCAGCCTCCGACATTTGCGCAAGTTTGTCATTCAACTTCTCGAAAAGAAACGAGTTCCTGACGAAGGTGAATGATAATGGATACGTCATAAGACTTTCTGCGACCAAGTGGTAGCTCATGGGACGCTCCTGCAGGAAGCGAGTAATGGAGACACTTTGCTTTGAGATAGTGGATTGAGGAATTCTCTCCAAGTATGCATCCGATTCATAAATGGCATGCagattaattacattttttatccaaTAATCTTCATATTCAGTCCTGCGTGCTAAATCCATCACAAAATCTGTCCAATTATCGAGGTTAATAATTTGGTCGAAGAGTCGCAAGTCCCTGACCATTTcagcgaaaaaaaatatttttagcgaGTGTGAACTATTCGTCAGTTTGGTTGCAAGTGCTTTGTATTTATTTTCCTGCAAAAAGAATTTTGAGGTTGTCTCCACGTCTGACACTTGGATAAATAAGTTGGCGTCTTCCATGTCTTTCAGAGAATTGATCTCTGAGTATCGAACTTGTTTTGTTAGCAGAGTCGTCATGCCGTCCAAGAAAACCGTTGAAATAATGATCGTGGCGAAACTGAATACGGTGAAGAGGACCTTACCCGTGTAAAAGCGACCCAAAAGCAAACGTGGAGGGCTGCCGCAAATGAAGTAAGAGAAGACTGTCAACATTGATGAGGTGCCCTCGTAAGAGCTTCGTGCTGAGTTCGAATAGAATTGCTGAAATGTTTGACTTTGGGATACCTGAAAAAAGTAAGGTAATAATAGCTATTATTTgtaactagggggctatgccctccggccgctacgcggcccaacccccagaggatgcttcgcgttctcttaggcccgcgtcgacaaCAGAACGgccaaagaaaatgagaagatTTTCATACCTCTCATTTatccaatctccctctggccCTCTGGTCTCTTCTAatataaaaaacctgggtcctattttcaaattctgatcacTGCGGGCTCTTTTggggactatcacctgtcgataaccgcaagaATTATGGAAATTGTCccgtagaacgctcaaacgaactatgacaaaaaataaaaaattacattgtttaaatgggagaattcgcaactttaccatgcaatataaaaaaatctgggtcatattttcaaaatctaaataaagcggGCTTATTCAGAGACAactgcctgtcgatagccgcaaacaccatgaaaatcggcccggtagaacgctggaactaagcgttaccagatacgcaaaaggaggtctcggagctaaTATATATGATTGCGCAGGTATCACTTTCAATGGCGGAATCACCCGCTGAATATGACAGCTGAATAAGGACAAAAACAGTCATCGctctgagaatcgttgctgaattttgtgcgtcacgcgcaaaattcaggcatcgggccgatgacttccgcattcaagccacattcagtgtgtgattgcggcataagggGAAACAAACGTGTTTGGCCTTTTGGAAAGTCATAGGTGTGGGAATCGTAGAGTCGAATAGGGTTGATTAAAATTCAGGAATGTGAATCGATCAATACGCtttttaattaagttttttcctttttttggctcTTAAAAGAATTTAACTAGAATCAGCTTAAGTGCATATCAGAATACCTAACTTCCTGCTCTGATACTGTGTTGTTTTATTAGAAACCTGAAAATATCACCACCTTGAAATTTCTCATGCCTTATTATTTGAATATCAAGAGTGAAGCCTATATTTTTGTGGTCTGAGGTCCTGAATTGCAGTATGCATCCGTATTAAAAATATCTGCCGGTGCTAGCTTTAAAGAAGACGAACTCgtcttggagcgccttcattttttagtgaTACTCTATACCTCGTCACGGAGACAGTTTAGCTGCCTATCCTCCGCGGAGTGTTAATAGCCAAGGATATGGTAATTCACCCTGGCCCTCTCCCCTTGAATTGCCTTAAAGCCAAACCGAAACCCTTCCTCTTCATGAGCTCTTGTCTCGCCCTTTAGCTTGGGTCATCTTTCGTACTGCTTAATTTATAATTTCCAATTCTCTTGTATTATATTCGCTATtgttcaggatttttttttttttttttggtttactGTATATTACTCAGCTTTCTTCAACATTTGTGTGTTGCTttgagaaaatatcaataaaaaaaagttgcctgTCCGATTCAAACTCAACTAGGGTCACATATTTCACAACACGCTCTCTCGTCGAGTGTGCTCGTAACTACCATATTGGTAAGGTGGCATTTTTTAGTGGGCTGTGGGGCCTTTTCCCGTGGTCTATCATTAATACATTACCTGAAAAAGATGCTGCATGAAGATGAATATCGTGATGGTGATCACGATGAAAATCCATACAACTGGCGTGAAAGCtttgaaaataaccaaatacTGCGGCACGAGTTGACTGTGTGGAGTTATGAGGCAAACCACACCAGAATCAACGCTGACAGAATAATCTGTATCCGAGATAGACATAGATTCAAAAACGATGATCATATTTCGTGACTGTAGGTGAGCTCCGTACTTCTGACCCACATCAATGTCATGACCGAACGCATCTTTGTATTCGTCAAGTAAGTGATCTAGGTGTTCAAAAGTGCAGTTTAATGATCTTTCCAGCCCCTGTAAAGATTCAAGGAGTAAAAACATCCAATGAGGGGTCATTTCCAGGCCATTACTGCTTAGTTCAGTACTCTCCACGTCGGAGAAGTAGCCGACGGATTTTTTATGCATATTATCCAAGGAGAAGTCAAAATAAGCTTCGTTCTCTTTCCCGTAGTAAGTAACGACTTCCTCTGTGAAAGGGTTATATCTTTCACAGAACGTTCGTTCACAAATGATAGTTTTCAAACCTCTGAAGAAgcgccaaaaaaatttaaatacgaattttttcattttggtttcCGGTTTCGGTATGACTCGCGTTTTGTTGCCGAACACTCCAAAGTTCCATTGCCGTTTACTAAGCAGCATTGTAAACGGCACTGCATCAAAAGCCTCCTGATGAAGCATGAAAATGATATGATTGTTTGAATTCCAAATGTTGTTTCTATAAAGGCCCTTCGTTAAGCTAAATACAGGGTCTGACAGAATTGATAGGTCCTCGAGCTCATCGGATGCTATATTCACTTTGTAATCACAAGTTTTCCGAGCGTTTGGTTCAAATGAGGCTCCGTCGATTTCAATGCAGTAGCGAGGTAAACCATTGGCAACTTTATAATTCTTGCGCTTCATGATTGGTTCGTCGCAAGAGCTATTATAGAAtgtattttgtgtaaaattaacgGGGTCAAAATAACccacaaatttattttttccagcgACAGAACTCAATATTAAACTCAATGACTCCCCCATGTCTTTCAGgaggaaaatcatgtttttcctGTGAATGTTCTCTGACAAGTCTATCAGATTTTCGAGTCGGTCAATGAATATGGTCTGAATGGAAGTACTGTGCAAGCATTTTATTAGAGATTGAGCTGTTGGATtagaatttaaatttacaaCATACATCAATTCTTGCTGTGATTGTAGAATAGTATGTTGGCACACATTGAATACTAACGATGTTAAATTTTCGTGATGAGGGTCGGAAATGTGTTGACTCACTTTTTGTGTATTTGCAGGGATACCAATAATGAGGATGACAAACCACACTTTGAAAGGATAATAATTGAAGAAGACCATAGCGTAATTAACTTACGTGTGAGGTAAATTGTGAGTCCTTGGTATATGTTGCGTTTCATTCACTTtgttaaattttagttttaagtaTCTATTTTGGGgcgaattttaatttgaaagcaACATTGTTGCGCGCACCGTTTAATTGGTCATCATATTTGGAAACACCCAATGTTGGTTATGATCTCGAAAAACAATAGCATTACCTCAAAACACAAAACAAACGTCCTCTTGTACTATTTACTTAATCaaagaatttcactgaatgTATGAGTTTTACCACCTATACAGAAAAAGAATCTGattgatttttgtcaaattttgagggaagcATCGTGACAATTTCATTTAATAATCATTTTCCTAACTAGGGcgtgtttttgtatttttcacagACTGTTATTATAGACTCCTTATACATTTTTGGGTAACTGTCAAATCCTAGTTATGTGTCACATCTTTTGCTCTCCTTTTTTAATTGACATCCGTTCCGAATTGGAGCGGGAAGAccattaaaacttcaaatcaggcattttgagTGGGCCGCAGTTTACAAGAAACTCAATATCATCCGTTAGTAATGAGATCA belongs to Bemisia tabaci chromosome 6, PGI_BMITA_v3 and includes:
- the LOC109033574 gene encoding uncharacterized protein isoform X1; its protein translation is MVFFNYYPFKVWFVILIIGIPANTQKVSQHISDPHHENLTSLVFNVCQHTILQSQQELMYVVNLNSNPTAQSLIKCLHSTSIQTIFIDRLENLIDLSENIHRKNMIFLLKDMGESLSLILSSVAGKNKFVGYFDPVNFTQNTFYNSSCDEPIMKRKNYKVANGLPRYCIEIDGASFEPNARKTCDYKVNIASDELEDLSILSDPVFSLTKGLYRNNIWNSNNHIIFMLHQEAFDAVPFTMLLSKRQWNFGVFGNKTRVIPKPETKMKKFVFKFFWRFFRGLKTIICERTFCERYNPFTEEVVTYYGKENEAYFDFSLDNMHKKSVGYFSDVESTELSSNGLEMTPHWMFLLLESLQGLERSLNCTFEHLDHLLDEYKDAFGHDIDVGQKYGAHLQSRNMIIVFESMSISDTDYSVSVDSGVVCLITPHSQLVPQYLVIFKAFTPVVWIFIVITITIFIFMQHLFQVSQSQTFQQFYSNSARSSYEGTSSMLTVFSYFICGSPPRLLLGRFYTGKVLFTVFSFATIIISTVFLDGMTTLLTKQVRYSEINSLKDMEDANLFIQVSDVETTSKFFLQENKYKALATKLTNSSHSLKIFFFAEMVRDLRLFDQIINLDNWTDFVMDLARRTEYEDYWIKNVINLHAIYESDAYLERIPQSTISKQSVSITRFLQERPMSYHLVAESLMTYPLSFTFVRNSFLFEKLNDKLAQMSEAGFAQRTVDSFVNDRMNMTEPHEQCDHCEPRPYDLRDLRLAFIALLSGLSLSFFAFLLELYIQFFGTLKIFKYLKRMKMLFSVRRVED
- the LOC109033574 gene encoding uncharacterized protein isoform X2 yields the protein MVFFNYYPFKVWFVILIIGIPANTQKVSQHISDPHHENLTSLVFNVCQHTILQSQQELMYVVNLNSNPTAQSLIKCLHSTSIQTIFIDRLENLIDLSENIHRKNMIFLLKDMGESLSLILSSVAGKNKFVGYFDPVNFTQNTFYNSSCDEPIMKRKNYKVANGLPRYCIEIDGASFEPNARKTCDYKVNIASDELEDLSILSDPVFSLTKGLYRNNIWNSNNHIIFMLHQEAFDAVPFTMLLSKRQWNFGVFGNKTRVIPKPETKMKKFVFKFFWRFFRGLKTIICERTFCERYNPFTEEVVTYYGKENEAYFDFSLDNMHKKSVGYFSDVESTELSSNGLEMTPHWMFLLLESLQGLERSLNCTFEHLDHLLDEYKDAFGHDIDVGQKYGAHLQSRNMIIVFESMSISDTDYSVSVDSGVVCLITPHSQLVPQYLVIFKAFTPVVWIFIVITITIFIFMQHLFQVSQSQTFQQFYSNSARSSYEGTSSMLTVFSYFICGSPPRLLLGRFYTDHRGRSEVWKGFAVKESHFKFHLRQSSDT